The genomic segment CCAAAAATCAGTGGTTCATACGTCGTCTGCCTGCCGGGTTGCGTCAGGTTCGTAATTTCCATGCGGTTGAGCAAAAACGGCTGGTTCGGAAATTGGTCGCTGCCGAGCAAACAGTCGTTGGAAAACGCCGTGTCGGTGACCGTGCAGGGGCGAATTTCCTGAAAGCGCAGCCGCGTGCGTCCATACGAAAGCCGGACCTGATTGAACAGCGAACCGCTGCCGTTTAACTGGCTGTTGAAAAACAGCGACAGGTTTTGGGTGCGGATTTCCGGTTTGAGCGATGAAAAAATCGCTTCGCCGACTTTGCCGATTTGCCGCCAATCGTCCGTCGCGTTGTAGCGGCCAGTCAGACTTTGCGTGCGACCGCCGAGTTTGAAATTGTGGTCAATCTTTGCCGAAGCGACGATGCCGCGCGCGCTCGAAGGCAAAACTTGTGTATAGGTGTTCGCTCCGTAAATCCCGGTCGGATTGTTGGCAAACGGGAAGAGGCTGAAAAAAGCGTCTCCGCTGGCGTTGGTCGGGCGAGTTCGCACAGCCACGCTTTGGTTGAACGGATCGCTGTTCAATCCCGTTGCGCCCGAACCGTATACGCCGCGTTGTTCGATGGTCGGGACGATGAAGTTTTCTTCCTGTGTGGCGTTCATGATCTGGCCTTCGGCGGAAAGGAAGAAAAAGGTTCGTTCGTGCCGAACCGGACCGCCAAACGTCGCGCCAAACTGTCCCAAGGTGAAGGAGTTTTCTCCGCCGCTTTGATTTCTGACTGTCAGCGATTGGCCTCCCATCAACACTGCATTGCCGCTGGCTGTCGTCACGGGCGTCAATCCATTGCCGTTGGCTGAATCAAAAAAGTTGCGCGCGTTCAATTGACTGGAATTGAAAAAGCCGTAGGTGCTGCCGTGAAATTGATTGCCACCGGATTTGGAAACGGCGTTGACGTTCGCGCCGAAGTTGCGCCCGAACTGCGCCGGAGCCAGCAAAGTGATCGCCTGGTATTCGCGAATGGATTCAATCGGTTGCGGAATCAGCGCCAGAAATCCCTGCCGTCGCACGCCAATGTCTTCATCGTTGTTGTCCGAACCGTCCACCGTGAAATTGTTGGCGCGGGATCGCAACCCATTCACCGCAAACTGTCCGGAGGTGCCGACGCCTGGGCCTTGGCCAGGGCCTGCGACGCTTCCCAAGGTTTGCGGTGGCGGCGCAACCCCCGGAAGAAGAAGCGCCAATTCATCAAACGAACGCGTGAAAGTGGAACCTCCGAGCGGCAGGGCCGTGACTTCGTTTTCGCTGTATGAGCCGCTCCGACGCGCATCGAGCGTATTGATCGAGCTGCGAACTTCATTGCCGGATGCTGCTGCGGCAGCGGCCGCTGCAGTCGGTGCCGGAGTCGCGGGAGGAGTCCCCGTTGGTGGAGTAGCGGGTGGCGTTGTTGGCGGAGTCGTCGGGGGCGTGGTAGTTGGCGGCGTCGCAGGAGGAGTCGTTGCCGTCACCGGATCAAGGCTAACTGGAACGGGAACGACTTCGCCGGTGCGCGCGATTTTCAATCTCTGGAAGGTTTCGTTCGGCGCAAAGCCGCTCATGGTGACGCGGATTTTGTACAGTCCTGGCGAGAGCAATCCTTGGTAAAACCGCCCGCGCGCATCGGTGACCTTGGTAACGACGATGCCGGTTTCGACGTTGGTGATTTCTGCGGTTGCGCCTTCGATAGGTTGGCCGGTCAGGCTGTTTGTCACGGTTCCTTCAAATGCGCCGGTCACTGTGTCCTGAGCCGAAGCGCTGACGGAATTGATGCAGACAACGAACAACAGCGCGAGAGAGTACGCAAACATTCTTCTGAAGACTGGCATTCAATGATTCTCCTGATTGCTCAAATAAACTCAAAAGGGTCTGAGATTTAATGATCTGTTTGATGGCTGTAGGCGGCAAATAATGGGGTTGCCGAATTTGTTGATACTTGAACTATTTGCACGATCACGAGATGAACTATCGCATACGACTGGTTGGCTGTAAACAATTTGTTTTCGGAAGGTAGAACGGAGCAGAGGAGCGGTAGCGACCTGGTTGGCTTGCACTGCTAACGAGGCCGCTATCGCTCTTGTACATCCGGCGATCTGGCAATTACCGGCGCGCTGATTTCAACTTCACAGGGAAGTTCAACTGCTCCAGCTCCAGTTGGTAAAACGAAGAAAATCCACCGTACCGCGCCGAATCTTCCAATTCTTCTTCGATGCGAAGCAGTTGGTTGTATTTGGCGATGCGGTCTGTGCGCGATGCCGAGCCGGTTTTGATCTGGCCGCAGTTCGTGGCCACCGCCAAATCGGCGATAAACGCGTCTTCGGTTTCGCCCGAACGGTGCGACGCGATGGCGGTGTAGTTATTCGTCCGCGCCAGTTCAATCGCATCCAGCGTTTCGGTCAGCGTACCGATCTGGTTGACTTTGATCAGGATGGAATTGGCGACCACTTCGTTGATGCCGCGTTGCAGGTAAAGCGTGTTTGTGACGAACAGATCGTCGCCGACAAGCTGAACCGTATCGCCCAATTGTTCCGTTATCGCGCCCCAACCCTCCCAATCGTTTTCGGCCAACCCGTCTTCGATGGAAATGATCGGATACTGTTTCACCCAATTGACCCAGTAATCCACCATTTGCGCTGAAGTCAGTTTGCGCCCATCGGATTTTTTGAAGACGTAATGGCCATCGGTGAAAAATTCCGAGCTGGCCGGATCGAGCGCGATGGCAATTTCCTCGCCCGCTTTGTACCCGGCATCTTCGATCGCTTTCAGGATGACTTCGATGGCTTCGTCGTTGGATTTCAGGCTCGGAGCGAATCCGCCTTCATCGCCGACGGCGGTGGAATAGCCGCGCGATTTCAACACACCTTTCAGCGTGTGAAAAACCTCCGCACCCCAACGCAGGGCTTCGGCAAATGTTGGAGCTCCCGCCGGAACGATCATGAACTCCTGAAAATCCACGTTGTTGTCGGCGTGAGCGCCGCCGTTGATGATGTTCATCATCGGCGTCGGCAGCGTGCGGGCGTTGGTTCCGCCAATGTACCGGTACAACGGAATGTCCAAATCCGCTGCGGCCGCGCGGGCAGTGGCGAGCGAAACCGCCAGGATCGCGTTTGCGCCCAGCTTGGATTTGTTGGCCGTATCGTCCAGCTCAATCATCAAGCGGTCAATTTCGGCCTGGTTGAATGCGTCTTTGTCCACCAACGCATTGGCGATGTTTTTGTTGACGTTTTCAACGGCCAGCTTGACACCTTTGCCCAGGTACCGGAACTTGTCGCCGTCGCGTAATTCGACGGCTTCGTTTTCGCCGGTCGAAGCGCCCGAAGGCACAGCGGCTCGGCCAATAACACCGCTATCCAGCAATACTTCAGCCTCAACGGTCGGGTTACCACGCGAATCGAGGATTTCGCGGGCATGAACCTTTTCAATCAAACTCATGATTTCTTTCTTTCTCCCATAATGATTAGTTTGAGTAGACAGTAGGCAGTAGACAGTAGACAGTAGTTTAGGTTACTGACGACTGTGTTCCATCCGTAAGGCAGAAGTGCGAAGTTTGCTTCACGTTTATGATTACCAAAAGTAAGAAGGCAGCAGAACGTAAACCGGAGTCATCTGAATGAACCGCTGTCTACTGTCTACTGTCTACTGTCTGCTTTTCAAAAAACATACTTCAACGCGAACTGTATCTGGCGCGGACCAATTTGCGTGTCCACGGATTTGCCGAAACTCGGCGCTTCCAGAATGCGCACGGGAATTCCAAAATGCGTGCGATTCCAAACGTTGAACGCTTCGGCTCGGAAAACAATGTAATGATCGCCGCGCAGTTGAATATTTTTGACGACGGCCAAATCGGTTTTGGCAATGCCGTTCGCTCGGAAGGTGTTGCGGCCAATCGCGCCATTTTTGCCCAGCGGAGCCAGCAAGTTGACGGAACTCGTTCCCAATTGCAATTTCACCTGCCGGTCATCCAACAGCGTCAACCCGTTTAGCGTGTTCAACCGATCTGTTAGATTGCCATCCCGGTTCACATCCAGACTGCTGTTGACGGTGAACGGTTGGCCGGTTTGGAACGTCGAAAACGTCGCCAGTTGCCAACCACCCAATACCGCTTTCGCAGCACCTTGAGCGTTGTTGAACCGATCAATGAATGGAAAATTGCTGATGGTGCTCAGGCTGAACCGGTGGCGCACATCGAAATTGGCGTCGCCGCGTTCCAATTGTAATGCCCGGTCATCTTGGGGCAAGACGAACGCTCCGCCCACATCGAACACATCGGAAACATCATCAATCGCGTGCGACCATGCATACGCCGCCGTGAATTGGTACCCACGGGAAAACCGTTTGGTCAGTGAAGCCTGCAGCGAATGGTAAATGGATGCTGCCGAAGAATCGAAAATGGTGTATGCCCCCAAATTCGGATTGGGCCGCTGATATTGTCCGGCGTCGAAGTTGCTCAGAGGCGGCAAGGCAATGGCGAAAATCGGGTTGTTGGCATTAAACCCCAGCGGATCAATCGGCAAGGTGATGGAGTTCGGCCCGCCATTCGGCGCGCGGAATCGCGTCAACTTCACGCCTCGCGTGCCGACATAAGCCACGTTGAGCAGAAAATCGTTGAACAATTCGCGCTCGACTTGCAGGTTGAATTGCAGCGTATACGGCGAGCGCAAATCATTGGCAGGCAGCGTGTAGGCTAACCCGCCGCCGGACGGCAATCGAGTGCCGTTGGAAACCGGGTTGGACGTGGCGGGATTGAACAGCAACCCCAGCACTTGTGGCAACACACCGGACGGCAATTGAACGGCATTGAGTTGCCCAGACTGAATCAACGGATATGTGATGGAGCTTCCGTTCGGATTGACGACATCAATATTGATGAAGGTCGGATTGTAAATCGCGAGGATGCCCCCTCCCGTACGACTAAAAAATAATTGTTGAAAGTTGGCAAATGAACCTGCATCAGCATTGAAGGGTAAAAAGTTTGGGAAAACGTTGCGCGACTGACTGACGACGCTGCCCAGCGTTAAGTCGTAATACGCTCCGATGCCGCCGCGAATGACCGTTTTTCCAGTCTGGCTGCTGCTTCCGGCAAATGGGTCAACCGCGAAACCAAGATGACCGCCGAAATTGTTTCGATCGGGATCAAAGATGGAGTCCCGACCTGCGAAAGTTTGCTTCAGGGAATTGATCGTTGCATTGTAAGAATTGAGCAAATCCTGATTGCTTAAAATTTGAGTGCTGCGCGCCGCGCGAATTCTTAGCGAGGTATCGGCGGATGGCAGATTGTTGAGTGCAAAAGTGTCTTCGATGCGGGAATTGACTTCGCGCGGAACAGTGTTCAATTCATAGCGCAAGCCGTAATCCAGCGTGAATCCACGGTGTACTCGCCAATTGTCATTGGCAAAAAAGTTCAATTGCCAGAGCCGTAACCCGATTTCGGAATTCGGCGTGCCGATGGCTAGCGATTGAAACAGTCCAGTTGGAATGCCCAAACTCGCCAGATCAGTGCCGCTGAAATACCCCGGTGTTGGCCCGGAAAAGCTCAGATTTTGTATTGGCGCTTGATCGAACTGTCCCGTCAAATCCGGCGTGCCGCCAAACACCACCTGTGCGCGATAATTGCGATTCAGGGAACTGTTGAGTTGTGTTCGTCTGACGTCGCCGCCAAATTTCAGCGTATGCTCGGCGCGAAACCAGCTATAGGTATCCGCAATCTGAATCGTGTTATTCGCGCGCGACTGTGGGAACAGATACACATCCAAACCCAATGGGCTGAATGGCGTCACTAAAACTTGTCCGAGCGTGCCCAGGTTTCCATCGGCAGGAATGCCCGGGTATCCGTAGTTCACGTAAAGTGTTGGAAATTCTGGGGTGGTGAGGTTTCCAATGCCAGTGGCGTTGAGCAAAAACGACTCCTTCGGGAGAAAAGAGGGTTTTTGCAGAAATGCATCTCGCATTTCCCCAAAAGCCAATGCCGTGCGGCCATAACTGGCACGAAGCTGATTGGCGCGAGCAGGCGCCAACTGGCTGGACAGAAACAACGACAGATTCTGTGTTCGGACTTTGGGAATGACGCCGGAAAAGATTGCGCCGCCGACCTGAGGGACCTGCTTTTTATCGTCCGTAAAGTTATAGCGAGCCGTAAACGAATGCGTCGCTTGCGAAAACAGATTGAAGTTGTGATCCAGTTTCAGGGAATAAATCGTCGCGTCGGCATCGGCGGGCAGCACTTGCGTGAAGGTATTTTCGCCATACGGCCCGACCGGGTTATTCGGGAAGGGAAAAAGAGCCAAGACCGAATCGCCCGCGGGAGATGTTGGGAAGAAAGTTTGTCGGCGATTGAAGCGGTCAACGGCAGTAAACCCCGTCGCGCCGAATCCCAGAAAGCCGCGCTGAGCAACAGTCGGCACGGAAAAATGACTTTCCTGCCGGGCTTTGATGTCCTGGTGCTCGTATGAACCAAAGAAAAACGTCCGATCCTTCAGAATCGGAAAGCCGATGGTGCCTCCGCCCTGGTTGCGCTGATATTGATCTTTGCCTTGCGACGGATTGGGTAACACGACGTCCTGGCCATCCAGTCGAACGGGGAGCCGACGTGTGGTGATTGGCTGACCATTCACGTATTGTCCAACAGCCAATGCATCCAACCTATATGCCGGAGCATTCTTTGCCGAATAATCAAAAAAATTTCGCGCATTCAGCGATGAATGATTGAAAAAGTCGTACAGCGTGCCATGTATCTGATTCGTGCCGGATTTCGACACGGCGTTGACTTGCGACCCGATGCTGCGTCCCTGTTCGGCGTCCCACAGATGCGTGACAATTTGAATCTCTTTTACGGATTCGATGGATTGCGGAACCAGCGCGACGAAGCCTTGCCGACGAACGCCGACGTCTTCGTCGTTGTTGTCGGAACCATCTACCGTGAAATTGTTGGAACGTGCGCGCGCGCCGTTGACGGAAAATTGTCCTGCGGTTCCGATGCCTGCGCCGATGCCGGGACCGGCGACGCCTTTGACTTGCGGGGGCGGCGCAACTCCGGCAGCCAGCGTTGCCAAATCGTCGAAGGTGCGAATGTTCGCCAGCGGCAACAGTGCAACCATTTGTTCGTTGGCGTTGAATCGCCGCGTCGGATCAATCTGATTGGTGATCTGTCCCTGGTAATCCTCTTTGGCAACGGGCGTTGATTGGGCGGCGGGCGGAGGTTGAGGCGTCACTTGTTGCGTGACGGCGACAACCGGCGGCGGTTTGACGCCCTGAATCATCTGGGCGTCAGGAACATAGGGAA from the Acidobacteriota bacterium genome contains:
- a CDS encoding carboxypeptidase regulatory-like domain-containing protein, giving the protein MSPKSKFVSLFLSFALFIPQFSFSVFAGDSDLASKFDTVTGTITGKAVEGVPGKILERPESSLRPKIPGVRVRITNLETGIFRTVLTDSNGEYRFALVPVGKYKVEMSKDGYYVINDEEISQKPVIVRLNDLVPYVPDAQMIQGVKPPPVVAVTQQVTPQPPPAAQSTPVAKEDYQGQITNQIDPTRRFNANEQMVALLPLANIRTFDDLATLAAGVAPPPQVKGVAGPGIGAGIGTAGQFSVNGARARSNNFTVDGSDNNDEDVGVRRQGFVALVPQSIESVKEIQIVTHLWDAEQGRSIGSQVNAVSKSGTNQIHGTLYDFFNHSSLNARNFFDYSAKNAPAYRLDALAVGQYVNGQPITTRRLPVRLDGQDVVLPNPSQGKDQYQRNQGGGTIGFPILKDRTFFFGSYEHQDIKARQESHFSVPTVAQRGFLGFGATGFTAVDRFNRRQTFFPTSPAGDSVLALFPFPNNPVGPYGENTFTQVLPADADATIYSLKLDHNFNLFSQATHSFTARYNFTDDKKQVPQVGGAIFSGVIPKVRTQNLSLFLSSQLAPARANQLRASYGRTALAFGEMRDAFLQKPSFLPKESFLLNATGIGNLTTPEFPTLYVNYGYPGIPADGNLGTLGQVLVTPFSPLGLDVYLFPQSRANNTIQIADTYSWFRAEHTLKFGGDVRRTQLNSSLNRNYRAQVVFGGTPDLTGQFDQAPIQNLSFSGPTPGYFSGTDLASLGIPTGLFQSLAIGTPNSEIGLRLWQLNFFANDNWRVHRGFTLDYGLRYELNTVPREVNSRIEDTFALNNLPSADTSLRIRAARSTQILSNQDLLNSYNATINSLKQTFAGRDSIFDPDRNNFGGHLGFAVDPFAGSSSQTGKTVIRGGIGAYYDLTLGSVVSQSRNVFPNFLPFNADAGSFANFQQLFFSRTGGGILAIYNPTFINIDVVNPNGSSITYPLIQSGQLNAVQLPSGVLPQVLGLLFNPATSNPVSNGTRLPSGGGLAYTLPANDLRSPYTLQFNLQVERELFNDFLLNVAYVGTRGVKLTRFRAPNGGPNSITLPIDPLGFNANNPIFAIALPPLSNFDAGQYQRPNPNLGAYTIFDSSAASIYHSLQASLTKRFSRGYQFTAAYAWSHAIDDVSDVFDVGGAFVLPQDDRALQLERGDANFDVRHRFSLSTISNFPFIDRFNNAQGAAKAVLGGWQLATFSTFQTGQPFTVNSSLDVNRDGNLTDRLNTLNGLTLLDDRQVKLQLGTSSVNLLAPLGKNGAIGRNTFRANGIAKTDLAVVKNIQLRGDHYIVFRAEAFNVWNRTHFGIPVRILEAPSFGKSVDTQIGPRQIQFALKYVF
- the eno gene encoding phosphopyruvate hydratase, with translation MSLIEKVHAREILDSRGNPTVEAEVLLDSGVIGRAAVPSGASTGENEAVELRDGDKFRYLGKGVKLAVENVNKNIANALVDKDAFNQAEIDRLMIELDDTANKSKLGANAILAVSLATARAAAADLDIPLYRYIGGTNARTLPTPMMNIINGGAHADNNVDFQEFMIVPAGAPTFAEALRWGAEVFHTLKGVLKSRGYSTAVGDEGGFAPSLKSNDEAIEVILKAIEDAGYKAGEEIAIALDPASSEFFTDGHYVFKKSDGRKLTSAQMVDYWVNWVKQYPIISIEDGLAENDWEGWGAITEQLGDTVQLVGDDLFVTNTLYLQRGINEVVANSILIKVNQIGTLTETLDAIELARTNNYTAIASHRSGETEDAFIADLAVATNCGQIKTGSASRTDRIAKYNQLLRIEEELEDSARYGGFSSFYQLELEQLNFPVKLKSARR